A genomic segment from Nicotiana sylvestris chromosome 1, ASM39365v2, whole genome shotgun sequence encodes:
- the LOC104237563 gene encoding probable protein phosphatase 2C 10, whose amino-acid sequence MGNLCCFNSLFSQLAGGRSLCSSGKGRSNQGPTKYGFSLVKGKASHPMEDFHVAKFVQLQGRELGLFAIYDGHLGDSVPAYLQKHLFSNILNEEDFRNDPHRAILKAYERTDQAILSHSPDLGRGGSTAVTAILINGRKLWVANVGDSRAVLSRRGQAIQLSIDHEPNTERGDIENRGGFVSNMPGDVARVNGQLAVSRAFGDKNLKSHLSSDPDVTNADVDGDTDLLILASDGLWKVMSNQEAVDIVRKVKDPQKAAKQLAIEALIRESKDDISCIVVRFKG is encoded by the exons CTTGCAGGAGGACGGTCATTATGTAGTTCGGGAAAAGGAAGAAGCAATCAAGGGCCTACAAAGTATGGTTTCAGCCTGGTTAAGGGGAAAGCTAGTCATCCCATGGAGGATTTCCATGTTGCTAAGTTCGTCCAGTTGCAAGGGCGTGAACTAGGACTTTTTGCTATTTATGATGGCCATTTGGGAGATAGTGTTCCTGCCTATTTACAGAAGCATTTGTTTTCCAATATCTTAAATGAG GAGGATTTTCGGAATGACCCTCATAGGGCAATCTTAAAAGCATATGAGAGAACAGATCAAGCTATTCTTTCACACAGTCCTGATCTTGGAAGAGGTGGCTCTACTGCTGTGACTGCAATTCTTATAAATGGTCGTAAGTTATGGGTAGCAAATGTTGGAGATTCCAGAGCAGTACTTTCTAGGAGGGGTCAGGCCATCCAGCTATCAATTGATCATGAACCAAACACTGAGCGAGGCGACATTGAAAACAGAGGTGGTTTTGTCTCCAACATGCCAG GAGATGTTGCTAGAGTGAACGGCCAACTAGCTGTATCTCGCGCTTTTGGGGACAAGAATCTGAAATCGCACCTGAGCTCTGATCCTGATGTAACAAATGCTGATGTCGATGGGGATACAGATCTCCTCATACTTGCAAGCGATGGTCTATGGAAG GTAATGTCTAATCAAGAGGCAGTTGACATTGTGAGGAAAGTCAAGGACCCACAGAAGGCAGCCAAGCAGTTAGCGATCGAAGCACTGATCAGAGAAAGTAAAGATGATATCTCATGCATTGTTGTCCGATTTAAGGGGTAA